The Pantoea vagans genome includes a window with the following:
- the nuoL gene encoding NADH-quinone oxidoreductase subunit L, whose protein sequence is MNLLYLTVLFPLIGFLLLAFSRGRWSENLSATVGMGSVGLAALTTIYVGFDFFSHGQQPFTQALWTWMHVGTFDIKVNLVLDGLSLTMLSVVTGVGFFIHMFASWYMRGEEGYSRFFAYTNLFIASMVVLVLADNLMLMYLGWEGVGLCSYLLIGFYYSNPENGKAAMKAFIITRVGDVFLAFALFILYNELGTLNFRELVELAPAHFAADNHMLQWATLMLLGGAVGKSAQLPLQTWLADAMAGPTPVSALIHAATMVTAGVYLIARSHGLFLLTPEVLHLVGIVGAITLVLAGFAALVQTDIKRVLAYSTMSQIGYMFLALGVQAWDAAIFHLMTHAFFKALLFLSSGSVILACHHEQNIFKMGGLRKSIPLVYTCFLVGGAALAALPLITAGFYSKDEILFGALANGHINLMVAGLVGAFLTSIYTFRMIFIVFHGEEKIHAHAGKGITHHLPLIVLLVLSTFIGAMITPPLAGVLPQNEFGESGKVALEITSGVVAIVGILIAAALWLGKRQLVTSIANSAPGRFFGTWWFAAWGFDWLYDKVFVKPYLGIAWLLKRDPLNSLMNLPALISRMGNKGLVVSENGYLRWYVASMSVGAVVVLALMLVI, encoded by the coding sequence ATGAATCTTCTCTATTTAACCGTATTATTTCCGCTGATTGGCTTTCTGCTATTAGCGTTTTCCCGTGGCCGTTGGTCGGAGAACCTGTCGGCAACGGTAGGAATGGGATCGGTGGGTCTTGCTGCACTGACTACCATTTATGTCGGCTTCGACTTCTTCAGTCACGGCCAGCAGCCGTTCACACAAGCATTGTGGACATGGATGCACGTTGGCACCTTTGATATCAAAGTCAATCTGGTGCTGGATGGCTTGTCATTGACCATGCTTTCCGTGGTCACCGGCGTCGGTTTCTTCATCCACATGTTTGCTTCCTGGTACATGCGTGGCGAAGAGGGCTATTCGCGCTTCTTCGCATACACCAACTTGTTCATCGCGAGCATGGTGGTGCTGGTATTAGCTGACAACCTGATGCTGATGTATCTCGGTTGGGAAGGCGTGGGCTTGTGCTCATACCTGCTAATTGGCTTCTACTACAGCAATCCCGAGAACGGCAAAGCGGCGATGAAAGCGTTCATTATTACTCGTGTCGGTGATGTGTTCCTTGCTTTCGCACTGTTCATTCTCTACAACGAGCTGGGCACGCTGAACTTCCGCGAGCTGGTGGAACTGGCACCGGCGCACTTTGCCGCTGACAACCACATGCTGCAATGGGCAACGCTGATGTTGCTGGGTGGTGCGGTTGGTAAATCTGCACAGCTGCCGCTGCAAACCTGGCTGGCCGATGCGATGGCGGGTCCAACCCCGGTTTCTGCATTGATCCACGCCGCCACCATGGTGACCGCGGGTGTCTACCTGATTGCCCGTTCACACGGCCTGTTCCTGTTAACGCCGGAAGTGCTGCATCTGGTCGGGATTGTCGGTGCGATTACCCTGGTACTGGCGGGTTTTGCGGCACTGGTACAGACCGACATCAAACGCGTGCTGGCTTACTCAACCATGAGTCAGATCGGCTACATGTTCCTCGCGCTTGGCGTGCAGGCATGGGACGCGGCGATTTTCCACTTGATGACGCACGCATTCTTTAAAGCACTGCTGTTCCTTTCTTCGGGTTCGGTCATTCTGGCCTGCCACCACGAGCAGAACATCTTCAAAATGGGCGGCCTGCGTAAGAGCATCCCATTGGTGTATACCTGCTTCCTGGTCGGCGGCGCAGCGCTGGCGGCACTGCCGCTGATCACCGCAGGTTTCTACAGTAAGGATGAAATCCTGTTTGGTGCGCTGGCGAATGGCCACATCAATCTGATGGTGGCGGGTCTGGTCGGTGCATTCCTGACCTCGATCTACACCTTCCGCATGATCTTTATCGTGTTCCACGGTGAAGAGAAAATTCATGCGCACGCGGGCAAAGGCATTACTCACCATCTGCCGCTGATTGTGCTGTTGGTTCTGTCCACCTTTATCGGTGCGATGATCACACCGCCACTGGCGGGCGTGTTGCCTCAGAACGAATTTGGCGAAAGCGGCAAAGTGGCGCTGGAAATCACCTCCGGTGTGGTCGCGATCGTCGGCATCCTGATTGCTGCGGCACTGTGGTTGGGTAAACGTCAGCTGGTGACCAGCATTGCCAACAGCGCGCCGGGCCGTTTCTTTGGCACATGGTGGTTTGCCGCCTGGGGCTTCGACTGGCTGTACGACAAGGTGTTCGTAAAACCTTATCTCGGCATTGCCTGGCTGCTGAAGCGCGATCCGCTGAACTCACTGATGA